Within Quercus lobata isolate SW786 chromosome 5, ValleyOak3.0 Primary Assembly, whole genome shotgun sequence, the genomic segment TATGAGTTTTGCTAAAGTTATTTTCTTGGAGGCTGGGGTTTAGTTTGTATGtggtttggtttagtttttcAAATAAAGTTCTCTTTCATAATAGTAATAATTAGTTAGATATAAGTATATCATTAACATTATGTAATAACAAAAGGCTATCTAGGTAACACCCCTGGTGCTCAAATAGACTTGAGGAATCTGGGTAAATTGTGTGGACCTCCAATGTTTTAGATTCTAATAAGAGTAAAATTGTGGAAAAGCACCATTAATAACAAAGTTAAAGACATTTTATGAAGTAGCAACAATGCTGTCAATGCAGGTTCCTCCTCACATGTCCTTGTCATGTCAAATTTTGAGAATagattcttctctcttttttgctgagggatttttttttttttttttttttttttttttgagaatcgaaAATGGGAGTGTTTATAGTTATATTAAACCCCCGGGCAGATCACACATGCTTAGGAATGTGATGCCCACCAACGGACTCCTGCTGATAGCGGGAATCGAACCTGAGTGTCTAATCACCACATTTCTATAAATCGAAATTGTAAGATATGCAATATGAAgggaccctttttttttttttttttttttccatttaaatacaATTCCCCATATGTGTATCAATGCATCATGTCAATTAGAGcccaattttatatattctctctctttattttatttttttaattaataatatgaaaaattttcaacaaaatgtaAGAGTTATAAAATGCTTGTCACAGCTTGATATGCAATCTAACCATAATTGTACTTGCTGCtatttttgatatttatatttgttcaaccacttaatttattattaagtacaaacgtatgtcaatatatatatatatatatacgcgCAAAGTAAAATGTTCAAATGTCAAATGTATGTAATTatatgttagatttttttttttttttaataaaaaacacacacacaccaaaagaGGCAATGAAATTGTGATACAAAAACACATCAcaaattctatttaaaaaaattatgatgatTATATGTTAGTTATTAGGTGACTAATGCATACTTGTTTGtattcaattttctttataGAATCAAACAttctaccttttattttttttaatttttttttttaaaaagcccTTGTTATTTGTTACCATTTGGATAAGAAGGTGACAGGTTATCGAAAGGGAGGAAATATGATAACTTACTACTTAGTGAAGTGGAAAGGGGTGGCTGAATCAGAGGCAAGTTGGGAGAAAGCATCAACATTATGGCAGTTTGAGAAAGAGGTGAAGGCATTTGAAGATACCCTCCCGACGAGGACGAGGACGTCGGCTTCTTCTGGTGGGGGTGGTTTGTTAGGAGCTTTACTAGTTGCTGATGATGGCATGAGGAAGTGGAGTGCTTGGACAACATCAGGCCAGTCACATGGCTCAATGTTTTCTCAAGACACCAATGGCTCCTCATGCCTATCCAATGAAGCTCCCAAATGCTCTTTGAGGGGGACAAGCCCAGCCCCCTTGCTGGGATCAGTTTGATGAGCATGATGAGGGGCAGCATGTGGAGGCACCTTGCTCCACATGATGCCCCAAGGCCATGGCAGAGGAGGGCCATGGTGGGCAGCAACGGTTTGTTGATGATGGGCAGCAGCAGGTGGTGCTGACCCTACGTGGTAGTGCATGGCATGATGGCTTGGCTATGGGTTGCTTCGTATGTGGGCTTGGTGGCTTGTGTGCAAGGCAGTGCTGGGCTGCTGATGTTAATGATATGCTGTGCAAGGCATTGGGCTGGTTGGTGCTGGCTGAATGTATGGATTGATGTGTGTGGGCTGATGGCAGTTACTTAGTGTGCTGCTGATGGACATGATATGTTGTGGGCTGTGATGCTGATAGGAAAGGCTTGGATAGAGGGCCAAGGCTTCTAAAACGTGATGGGCATCACGTGTGGGCTGCTGGAACATGGGCAGAAGACCCATGTTGAGATGCTGAGTGTTGGGCTGGCATGTGCTATGTGTGCAGCAGCAGTTGGTGGCAGTTACCAACGTTTCCTAGCATTGTGGGTGCTTCAGATATGCAGTGCAAAGGCTGGAAACGTGTAAGGCAGCAGCAATGAAGGTGTCCTAAGTCAGACTACATGTGGCAGCAAGTCCAGGAAAAGGGGCAGTTACTTGGTAGTAACTGCCAAGGCAGTTTATTCTGTATATTATCCTAGGCTGTTGGGGTTGTCAACAGCAAGAGAGTGTATTGTTTTGCTTTGAGAAATTCGTGTGGATTCTCAGCTTCCTTTGTACTTGATATTAAGTGATGAAGGTTGGGGTTGGTGCCCTGTAAATACTGTgtgtgctgtgtgtgtgtgctttCTCTTGATAATTCTGTTCATAGTGTTCCTACAGTGCGTGTGTGTGGTGTGTTGGCTGAGACTAAGTCAGTGGGCTTAGTGCCATCATAGGCagcaaattgaaagaaaaatttgacCCTGTGACACACGGTGAACCTTAGCTTCGGGTAAAGAATTTACTTAAAAAGAAGTGGGGACTGAACTCGTTAGTCTTTACCTGCATCCACTTTTGCTTCCCTAAATAATCTCTACAATTAAAAACCATGATCTTTGCCGCATGGaaatatttactttttcatGAGCCCCAGTATTTCACTATCCACCCAAATTAGTCACTGAAAAATGGAAACTCAGTTACACTCGTATTCAATAATTGTAGTTATTCAGctttaaatttcataaaatctCGTCCGGGATTAATTTGCAATATCCTTCATCATCCAAAAATCAGTGTATTAAATTAGGGGTAGATATTGCCAAATTAAGATGTTGATTGTAGAATTTTGTGGTTTAGAGTGTACGTTGCAAATGCATTTATAATTTAGGAAAGATAAGTATacactatttattattttacatactAATTTGGATGGCAGATTGGACattctaaattataaattactcTCAAATTAGTTGCAAAGGCCTCCACCACTTCCTTCTGCGCATCTATGTAGAAAATCCTCCCTTTATACCAAGAAGGAGACCCTTCATCCATAACTTCTATTGGGAGTAGGTTTTCAGATCCGGACAGTTCATTgaactgtaaaaaaaaagagattcaaaatttttgaggtagaACTGAaatcgaaccgtgatgacgtcataattaatttaataattatttaaaatataaattaatatattaaattaatataagtagaaaaatgaactaaaaccgtctgaataaaattaaagatctAATTTTCAAATGTCTTTTTTATATCACAACTTtcataaaccaaataaaaaatataaaatcttaaacaaacacaaatattatttgataaaactcaatattttaattttttttaatttttttataagagtttATGTTTAAATTATCTCAAGTTATACTCAAGCCCGTTAGACCATCCAATCAATTGTTTTATGCCAAAGCCCATTTGAACATTTAACtctttatgaaaattttaaaataaacaaaagccaGAGAAGTGGCCGGATAAAGACTTAAAGCtttacaaaattgattaaataagGAGTCCAacgaaattttaaaaagagcGGTTGACAGAAAGCAAGCTGTCAATCATCTTCAAAGCCTATTCAAGCCTAGCCTACATACTTGACTATATTTATGGTATGTGGTTGTAAAGAATTGATGGATGCATTGTTTTAAAGTGAAGAAACACTTGTACTCTAGCAAACCAGCTAACAATCTTAtcactattatcaaaaaaaaaaaaaaaaaaaacaatcttatCACTACAGTAAAATTCAGCCCAAACTTATCTCAGTTTTCAATAATATTACGTTGGGGAGGGACAATGAGTCAGAAACTTTAAAACtcatttttgtcatttccaAGGTTTTGTCATGTCACACGTGCTAGGCCCACCAAACTAAAAGGCAAAAATAATGTTGAAAGAAGTCATTTACTTAAACTGAAGGCAGAAGACCAAGAAGAACGaaagaagaatgaagaaacaaagaagaagaagcagctgCGTCTTCTGCGATGggttaggtgtttttttttttttttttttaaagagtttggCTTGAGCCGTAAGACCcgttctctgttttctttttctctctcgcaatttgtttttgtattttttatattcaaattctttatGGACTGAGATTAGTTTTCCGGGCAAGCTTCCTTCCTCAACTCTGTTTTCTAGTTATCCAGACTACGCTGATGTGTTGAACCAATCCAGATAACTTCAAACTGATCCAGATAGATTTTGTAACAAACTtgatatttataaaatctattAGGAAAGTTagtaacagattgttattagGGTTAGACCCACGTGATCAATTGTAGAACTCTATAAAAAGAGTCTTAATGTACATTTTATCATTATGCTTGGAATGCAAATAAATCTAGAgaatttatctctctctctctctctgttgaGATTTGAGGTTTTCTTCCAagctttcatttttctttcttgtaaCTCGCATTATGTGTGGCTATAATTCTACATACACTAAGATTTGTGTATTCTTTACTTAGCTattgtattttaatattttaggttgtactttttattttaacttaaaccATAGTTTTGtaggattctcaaaaaaaaaaaaaaaaaaaaaaaacacttaaaccaaaataatttcatgtaattttttttgttagcacttctaaaagtttcttttttcaaaataataataatacagtTTCAATCCTAACGGACCATAAGGTGGTTAACGGAccataaggtggtttaaatcaTAGgtatttatacaataaaataattatagtggGTCTATGATtgattttttctatatatttcaTGTAATATTGgactcttcattttttttttcaataattaattagtttgtcacaaaaatttaaatattaaattggaCATGTGGAGCAAAATTAGACCTCAATTAAAATCTAtcttaattcttagattttcaaacaattaaaatataaaatgaaataaaaacaagattaaaattttttttttgagaaaaaaaaaaaacaaaaaaaaacaagactCCATTATAACTCCATTATTAAGATAGTAAAGAagtcatatttttcttttacactTCAATGGTGTAGCGCCATTAGGGCCACCATGGTCCTcccaaagtttttttaaaatcttttgcatacattattacattaattaaaaagaatattatacATATGAAGTGGCAAAATAgctagttttcaaaaatatcaacCAAATCAGAAGATTCTGATATCCAGTTCAGCACTATTATATGTATGGAGTATAGAATAAGATTCTGATCATTTCTTCATGATCATGTGGCCTGAAAGCATTTCGCTGGAGTGAAAAGAGCAACAGAACCTCGGTCGGGATTTGAGAATTTACAGTAAATCACCCTCAGCTTGCTTTCTGCAGCAGCAGCCATGTGACAGTCAACCAGTAGCTTAGCACAATTCCTGTGACAAAGAAATCCGACTCAAATTAGTACCTTTTTTTGGCAGAATAAATTAGTACATCAAGTGAAGCTCACCAAACAAGAAATCAGGAGGATATTGTGGAACAAAAAGACATTACATTAACTGTTCTTCAGAGTAGCCTGTATGATGCTTTAAGGTTTCACTCCAAAAGGGGCTCTTAGCAAGGGTACATTGGGCAGCATAGACAGCTGCAGCCGCGATCATGGATGGACAATACAAAATTATCGTTGGATAATGCATAAGAGTGTAAGACCAATCTCAGCTAGAAAGAATACCATATTCTCCATCTACATAACCAGgccaggtaaaaaaaaaaaaacagaaaagaaggCAATTAATTTATGCTGACTCTTTTCAAAAGAAGGGGAAAGTGGTTCTGTTTgtaaaatacaataaacatattaCCTCTTTATCTTGTGAAACAGAAGCTTTGATAAATCGAACGAGAAAAACATATGGCGTAGGAACTGTTAAGTACCACTCCAACTTCCCCAAAATTGCTTTCTCCATGACAAGTATCTGCTCTCATGTATAAGCATAGTCTGACAGGCAGATAAAGTCATTAACCTGCACATTCCATACCCCACATCAGGTCCAAAATCAGATTTGAAGTAAAGCAAAATCAGATTGAACGAAGCCTTCATCCCAATTAATTGGGGTCAGCAAACAGCTACAAGAAAATAACTTAAACAAATTTTCAACAGTGATTACAAGCGAGAGAGAACACTACCTGTGGAGCCCATATTTCTTCGTACTTGCAGGCTATAAGCATTGAGGAAATGCCAACTAACTGAAGTTCTCTCCTTGAAACAAATGTCCGAGAAAGATATCTATCAACTATATTTATGATAAGGTAGAGGGTTTCAGGCatcaattcaaattttctatGAACTTCAGTTAACCAGTCTATCAGAATTGATCTCATCCTTGCATTAATTTCAGGCTGTGAGTCCATATAATTGCGAACATGACTCTCTCCCTGCATCACAAATTACCATTCATTAGAgaaacataaagaaagaaaaataattaagatCGACGTAGAGATTAGAGTGAAAGTACTTCTTCTAGCTTGTAGAACTGATAAATATCATCAATGTATTCAACTACTGCTAATTCATCATTCACATCTGCGGCATCAATGTTCACAATCTGTGGCTTTGGCTTGACAGTAACACCACAAGAAGCCTGCGGAAAGAAGCCAAATTTAACGCACaaccaagaaatcaaagaagaatctTTTAAAGAATGTTCAAAAACACACACCATGCTTCGAGCAGTGAGGATCGATGTGAGAGTTTTCACTTCCTTCCTTGAGGACCCTTCTCTGGACCTTCTTCCACTAACACTTATCTTTTCTCCTTCAGAAGTTGTCGTGGTTGCAGTCTTGGATTCATCAGAATTCGGCTTGTCATCTACCCTCTTTTGAGTTTCTGCAACCTTCTTTACAATAACACGCCTTCTGTTAATGGCTACTCTATTATCTAAAGCTGGCACAACTGGGTTCTGCATATCAATAAAGTTCATTGCATTGTGAATTAGTCATATCAGAAAAGTTCATTGCATTGAATTGGTCATTTGTATAATTCCCAATAGTAGTATTATTTCATAGACAAAGAGGTAAAGACAATTATTAAACACTACACGACTACAGTTCTCTACCTTGTTTATCTGTACTGCCCCTTGTTCTTTTGCTAACAGTTGTGCACGGAAGCTCCTGCAAGACAAAATTCAGTCAGCAATTAGCATTCAATATTAGAANNNNNNNNNNNNNNNNNNNNNNNNNNNNNNNNNNNNNNNNNNNNNNNNNNNNNNNNNNNNNNNNNNNNNNNNNNNNNNNNNNNNNNNNNNNNNNNNNNNNNNNNNNNNNNNNNNNNNNNNNNNNNNNNNNNNNNNNNNNNNNNNNNNNNNNNNNNNNNNNNNNNNNNNNNNNNNNNNNNNNNNNNNNNNNNNNNNNNNNNNNNNNNNNNNNNNNNNNNNNNNNNNNNNNNNNNNNNNNNNNNNNNNNNNNNNNNNNNNNNNNNNNNNNNNNNNNNNNNNNNNNNNNNNNNNNNNNNNNNNNNNNNNNNNNNNNNNNNNNNNNNNNNNNNNNNNNNNNNNNNNNNNNNNNNNNNNNNNNNNNNNNNNNNNNNNNNNNNNNNNNNNNNNNNNNNNNNNNNNNNNNNNNNNNNNNNNNNNNNNNNNNNNNNNNNNNNNNNNNNNNNNNNNNNNNNNNNNNNNNNNNNNNNNNNNNNNNNNNNNNNNNNNNNNNNNNNNNNNNNNNNNNNNNNNNNNNNNNNNNNNNNNNNNNNNNNNNNNNNNNNNNNNNNNNNNNNNNNNNNNNNNNNNNNNNNNNNNNNNNNNNNNNNNNNNNNNNNNNNNNNNNNNNNNNNNNNNNNNNNNNNNNNNNNNNNNNNNNNNNNNNNNNNNNNNNNNNNNNNNNNNNNNNNNNNNNNNNNNNNNNNNNNNNNNNNNNNNNNNNNNNNNNNNNNNNNNNNNNNNNNNNNNNNNNNNNNNNNNNNNNNNNNNNNNNNNNNNNNNNNNNNNNNNNNNNNNNNNNNNNNNNNNNNNNNNNNNNNNNNNNNNNNNNNNNNNNNNNNNNNNNNNNNNNNNNNNNNNNNNNNNNNNNNNNNNNNNNNNNNNNNNNNNNNNNNNNNNNNNNNNNNNNNNNNNNNNNNNNNNNNNNNNNNNNNNNNNNNNNNNNNNNNNNNNNNNNNNNNNNNNNNNNNNNNNNNNNNNNNNNNNNNNNNNNNNNNNNNNNNNNNNNNNNNNNNNNNNNNNNAGAATGAACCAAATTGCTGTTTTTCAGTTGACAGTGATCCCTTACTCTGAATCCACAGTTTGTATTGTTTATCGACATGGTCTAGGCAACCACACCAGTAACACATATTAGGAAGCCTCTCATACTGAAAGCGAACCCATGATTTTTCACCATTCTCAAGTGTAATCACCCTCCCTCTACACAAAGGGAGAGATATGTCAATATTTACTCGAACTTGAAAGAAATTTCCACCATCATCCTCAGTGGACTCAGGGGACCTGAGAACCTCCCCAACCATGTCACATAGACTTTCCGCCACCATTCTCGACATGAAGTTGAGAGGGATATCGTGCACTTGAACCTAGAACCAAGCTTTATCAAAGATCAAATCTTTAACTTGTGAACCTTCCTCGTATCTTTTTAGGACCACAAGGTGTTTGTCAAAAGTCCAAGGTTGGTTTTGAAGGATCCTTTCCACATCTTGGACATTATCAAACTCAAATAGGACTATATGGTTGCCCAGATTGCGAATCTTGAAACCATTTTGTGACCTCCATAACTACTTGAAGGTGCGAACCACGGCCTCCATTACTAGAAAACGAGAGGTGAGAAATTTTGCCGCCACAACAAATGCTCTAGACTTTTGGATCCGTGGGAGAACAAAGCCAGAATTTTCCTTCTCCGAGAGCGAAAACTTACTCCAATCTTTTTTCAAGTCTTCCATGAGGAGAAAAACATTTGAAAAGAAGACTGATGAGAAGGAGGAACAGAGattagaaaagagaaagaagaaattagTGTTTCCCAAACCCCAAAACAAAGTAACCCACCAGTCTTGAGATACCCCTTTGGAGGCTCAAGAGGATAGAGAGATCAGACTGAACAAATACAACAAGACAAGAAACACAAATCTCCTTCTCAGAAGGGACAAGAACTACTATTGCctaaagaaaagggaaaaaacccTTCTCTCTTTACGGCAGAGAGACTTACagttaaaatatgttatttgaaaTATGATATTAAGCACATGTTTTGTGTTATGAAtattttaaacacatgtttttacaacaaattttaaaccacaattttcacattCTTTCAACTCCACTACCAAGCGGGCGCTAAAGCAATTGCCTTCCAAATAAAGCTGCTTGTGTGGAATGTATATTGTGTGTACATGTTACTCATACTCACAATGTGCGGGTCTTTTTAGCCACCTGTGGCCATATATAACGAAATATATAACTTGGCGTCACTTACAAACGAAATACATAACTTATGAATTTattctttgccatttaattacGGAATTGTAAACCAGTTATCAAACCAATGGGATTTTAAGAGTAGAAGCTATTACAGAGAAAATAGAAAGGGATCTAGAGTCTCGAAGGAGTCCCTCCTGCCACCACCAGAGTTTCTCCTGTTATATAAGAAGCATCATCAGATGCCAAAAAGGCAGTAGCAGCAGCCATGTCTTGAGTGGTACCAAGCCTGTTAAGCATAGTCCTCCCCTCGACCTCCTTCCTCTGCGATAAATTAAACACATATTTGGTTAATTGCAAAGGTCAATGTTCAACATATTCTTAAGTGGGCAAGGTCGGACATGGACTGCAACTTAGGATGGATTTATACTTACAAGGGCATCATTTTCTGTAATGAATGAGGCAAAGTGTGTTGGTACAAAACCGGGAGCAACACAGTTCACACGTGTATTTGGAGCCATCTCAGCTGCAAGTGCCTAGATGATGATTgagaaagaattaaaacaaGGAAAGAAGCTTTCCATGATTTGCTTGAATACACGACTAATATAAAACATGGATATGGGAGCCAAGTCATACCTTGGTAAGTCCAAGAAGGGCTGTCTTAGTCACCCCATACATAGCCATGGAAGCTGGTGGGTGGTAGCCAGCAATAGAGGAAACAATGACCACAGAAGAACCCTTGGACATATGAGGACCTGCATCCTGTAAATTTAATGATGTGAgactcaaaaattaacaaatcatACTAGCAATGTCAGCACACTAAAGACTATAAGGAGAATCTACCGTGGAAAAGGTTATCAAGGCCACTAATTACAGTATACCACAGACATAGTATCTATAATGACTATcttcacttcaaaaaaaaaaaaaaataaaggaaaaaagaaagaaagaaagaaaaagacacagtatccatagaaaaaaaaaattaagtagacCCTATACCATAAAGAATTACAGACATTCTTCCATTCTTataattttctcttaaaatgAAAAACCTTTGCTAAAAGAAATTACCTTTAAGATAAGTATGGAGGATTTGACATTTATGTCCCACAGCTTATCCAGGACAGATTCTTGAGTTTGCAAAATGCTATCAACAGATGGATTAGTAGCAGCATTGGATACGACCACATCTATTTTACCATATTTCTGCAGATGAACAATTAAGTTAAGATTATATTTTACACATTCAAGTGTTAGCAAAGACTGACACTCTTAATAATACATGAATCCATACCATTAAAGGTAAGTAGACTGtttgtaaatgaaccaagctgTTTATAAATAACTTGGACTTGGCTTGTTAAAAAGCTTAttcatgtttttttgtttttaaataagcCAAACTTGagccttagttttaggcttgtttaataaacaagccaagcacaagcaaaaaaaaaagttcctgaACAAGCTTGTGAACATTAGGGCTCCATACAAAACAAGTTGAGCTTAGGCTTGTTTGTGGTCTTGGTAATAAGCATAATATGAGCTTGACAATTAAACCCAAATCTTACTAAGACTTTAAGTAATTGGAAATTGGGACCACTCGTCCAAACCAAATAGGCTTGATAATAAACTTGATATAGGCTTGATAATGTACTTATGTTGGATCTCAACCTCAAAAACTTAATATTGAGCTAAAGTTTAAGATGGATATTAAGCTCAAGCTTGGCTTGATTAATGACTCAATCCAAGTTCAAGCTTTTAGACTTTTTGATGAGCTTGAGCTCAAGCATCATTTATCAAGCTTGAGCCAAGcttgaaaattttacatttgTTGTCAAGCCCAGCTTGAACAGTCACTACTCAACCAAGCTTAACTCGTTTACAGCCTTAAGTAGACACATAAAGTGAACACAGAGGAACCTAGAAACTAGAAAGCAACAATTATAATATCTCATGTATATTAGGGAATGTTTGAATGCCATGATCATTGTGG encodes:
- the LOC115992349 gene encoding tropinone reductase-like 3, producing the protein MEGTKIAKRFEGKVAIVTASTQGIGFTIAERFGLEGASVVVSSRKQKNVDEAVEKLKSRGIEVLGVVCHVSNAQQRKNLIDKTIQKYGKIDVVVSNAATNPSVDSILQTQESVLDKLWDINVKSSILILKDAGPHMSKGSSVVIVSSIAGYHPPASMAMYGVTKTALLGLTKALAAEMAPNTRVNCVAPGFVPTHFASFITENDALRKEVEGRTMLNRLGTTQDMAAATAFLASDDASYITGETLVVAGGTPSRL